The following proteins are encoded in a genomic region of Vicugna pacos chromosome 16, VicPac4, whole genome shotgun sequence:
- the LOC102530093 gene encoding keratin, type I cytoskeletal 16 — protein sequence MEQQNQEYKILLDVKTLLEQEVATYCRLLEASPPSLRPYRAVCSSSLPSSSGRQTRPILKEQDLPSFCQVQSSKP from the exons ATGGAGCAGCAGAACCAGGAATACAAGATCCTGCTGGACGTGAAGACCCTGCTGGAGCAGGAGGTGGCCACCTACTGTCGCCTGCTGGAGG CCTCTCCTCCCAGCCTACGTCCTTACCGGGCAG TCTGCTCCTCCTCCTTGCCATCCTCCTCTGGCCGCCAGACCCGGCCCATCCTGAAGGAGCAGGACTTGCCCAGCTTCTGCCAGGTCCAGAGCTCCAAGCCCTGA